A stretch of the Halomonas sp. CH40 genome encodes the following:
- the rpmH gene encoding 50S ribosomal protein L34 yields MKRTFQPSVLKRKRTHGFRARMATKSGRAIITRRRAKGRKRLSA; encoded by the coding sequence ATGAAACGCACCTTTCAACCTAGCGTTCTCAAGCGCAAGCGTACGCATGGCTTCCGCGCACGCATGGCAACCAAAAGTGGCCGCGCCATTATCACGCGCCGTCGTGCCAAAGGCCGCAAGCGTCTGAGCGCCTGA